Part of the Candidatus Acidulodesulfobacterium acidiphilum genome is shown below.
CTTAATCTTAACTTTCAAAATGGCACATTTATTGCAATATTTTTAATAAAAGTATACCAAAAATATATAAATATACTAAGTTATGCAATATAAAATTATTCAATATAAAAATATATTAAAACATAACAATAAGGAGAGTGAATTATGTCTGACAAATTAGCGATTATTATCGCATCCGAAGAGTATGAAAAATCACACGTGGCTTCAATGATCGCGTCTGTTGCAGCGGTTTCCGGGGTCGAGGTTTCTATTTTCGTAACTATGAATGCGGTTTACAATTTTTTAAAAGAAACGGTGGAAAAGAAAAATTTTACCGGCGGAAAACTTTACGAACAGATAAAAGAAAAAAAAGCATCCATGTTTTACGAACTGTTTGATCAGGCAAAAATGTTGGGCGGTCTTAAAATTTATGTCTGCTCAATGGTAATGGATATTCTTAAAATCGAAAAAGAAGATTTATTAGACATAGTAGACGATCATTTAGGTCTTGCGGCATTTTTAGGGATTATGGAAGGCGCCGAAACGATAACTTTTTAAAGATAAACGACAAAAGTTTTTAAATATTCAATTTAAATGATTATAGATTTGATTCATAAAATAATTTAAAAATATTTAAGGAGGTATTTAGTAATGACAGAAGAAGAATTGAAACAGATTAAACCTACGGTTACGGTAGATGCAAGGGGAACATATTGCCCCGGTCCTCTTATGGAGTTGATAAAAGAAGTTAGGCAGCAGCCGGTAGGTTCGGTAATAGAACTGATTTCCGGAGATGCCGGAAGCGCAAAAGACGTTCCCGAATGGCTAAATAAAGTAAAACAGGAATTTCTTGGAGTTATTCCCGGTGATGGTTATTGGCGCATTTTTTCTAAAAAAGTTAAAGATATGTAAAAACTAAAAATATTTTGTTTGCGTTAAATTTAAATTATTTAAATTAATTTTTAAATTTTAATTTTTAAGGAGGCAGTTATGTCAAAAAGAGTAGTTATAGTCGGAGGAGGAGTCGGTGGAACTATTATCGCAAATTTACTTGCAAAGAAAATGCGCCCCGAACTTAAAAAAGGCGAGCTAGTAATTGACGTTATTTCCGATAAAGCGGAGCATTTTTATCAGCCTGGTCTTTTGTATATGCTATTCGGCATGAAACACTATGAAGAGCTTGTAAGAAACGAAATTGATTTGCTTGACCCGATGGTAGCGCTGCATCTTCACCCTGCAATTAAAATAGATAAAGATAAAAACGAAGTTCATCTTAAAAACGGCGTTATAATTAAATACGACATATTGGTTCTTGCGACAGGCTCCAGGCCGGCTCCGGAAATGATACCGGGCTTAAAAGAAGGCGGAAATTGGTTTTACGAAATCGAAGCCTGCAGAAAACTTCGCCATGAATTAATGACGTTTAAAGGCGGGAAAATTGTTTTAACTATAGGTCTTCCTCACAAATGTCCTGTCGCTCCGCTCGAAGTTTCCTATATGATGGACGAATGGTTCAGGCAGAGAGGATTAAGGGATAAGGTAGATTATACTTACACATATCCTATCGGCAGACTTCACGGACTTGAATCGGTAGCGCATTTTGCCGCTAAAACGTTCCCGAAACACGGAATAAATACAGAAACGTTATATAATATGAAAGAAGTCGATCCTAACAAAAAAACGGTTACCAGCCTTGAAGGAGTAACTTTAAAATATGATCTTCTTATTACTATTCCGCCGCATAAAGGAGCTCAGGTCATAGAAGATTCCGGGTTAGGACAGAACGGTTTCGTGCCTACCGATAAATTTACCCTTAAAATGGAAGGCTCGACAAATATTTACGTAGTCGGCGATACTACAAATCTTCCAATAAGTAAAGCCGGTTCGACCGCCCACTTTGAATCGGACATTATAGTCGAAAATATAGCATCCGAATTAAGAAATGGCTTGACGCCGTTCAGGTATGACGGAAAGGTTTTCTGCTTTATAGAAACCGGCCTATCTAAAGCCACTTATATTATGTTCGATTATAATAATCCGCCTAATCCCATTACTCCTTCGGCACTTATACACTGGTTTAAATTAACATACAATAAAGTTTACTGGCTGACCCCGATGGGAATTCT
Proteins encoded:
- a CDS encoding sulfurtransferase TusA family protein, yielding MTEEELKQIKPTVTVDARGTYCPGPLMELIKEVRQQPVGSVIELISGDAGSAKDVPEWLNKVKQEFLGVIPGDGYWRIFSKKVKDM
- a CDS encoding NAD(P)/FAD-dependent oxidoreductase, yielding MSKRVVIVGGGVGGTIIANLLAKKMRPELKKGELVIDVISDKAEHFYQPGLLYMLFGMKHYEELVRNEIDLLDPMVALHLHPAIKIDKDKNEVHLKNGVIIKYDILVLATGSRPAPEMIPGLKEGGNWFYEIEACRKLRHELMTFKGGKIVLTIGLPHKCPVAPLEVSYMMDEWFRQRGLRDKVDYTYTYPIGRLHGLESVAHFAAKTFPKHGINTETLYNMKEVDPNKKTVTSLEGVTLKYDLLITIPPHKGAQVIEDSGLGQNGFVPTDKFTLKMEGSTNIYVVGDTTNLPISKAGSTAHFESDIIVENIASELRNGLTPFRYDGKVFCFIETGLSKATYIMFDYNNPPNPITPSALIHWFKLTYNKVYWLTPMGIL